One window from the genome of Ktedonobacterales bacterium encodes:
- a CDS encoding serine/threonine-protein kinase, translating into MTHLDGQRMGNYRLVRLLGQGGFAQVYLGEHLYVPRRQAAIKVLSERYSDVELERFCNEVSTIFHLVHPLIVRVLDFGVEGRTPFLVMDYASNGTLRQRHVEGTQAPLEAILRYVKQVAEALQYAHEARVIHRDIKPENLLVGDSQQILLSDFGIAVRSHRSVSRTPQRISGTARYMAPEQCEGRACQESDQYSLAVVVYEWLSGEPPFPGDDPFSVALQHIQAPPPPLRDRVPTLAPEVERAVLRALEKNPHARFPSVQAFAAALEEAILPPRLPAAVPALAEPPPPDTPPPAPRPLTQPPAQLPPHPRPRREGSILGKGSLRYFMGGALVMLIGIVALAQGDPLVGGFALLIGCIICIGAFLVS; encoded by the coding sequence ATGACTCATCTCGATGGTCAGCGAATGGGGAACTATCGGCTGGTCCGTTTGTTAGGGCAAGGCGGCTTTGCCCAGGTCTATCTAGGCGAACACTTATATGTCCCGCGCAGACAAGCTGCTATCAAAGTGCTGAGCGAACGATATAGTGATGTTGAGCTTGAACGCTTCTGTAACGAGGTCAGCACGATTTTCCACCTGGTTCACCCATTGATTGTGCGCGTGCTGGATTTTGGGGTCGAAGGGCGCACGCCCTTTCTGGTTATGGACTATGCTTCCAACGGGACGCTGCGTCAGCGCCACGTGGAAGGGACGCAAGCGCCGCTGGAGGCTATCTTGCGCTATGTGAAGCAGGTTGCCGAGGCATTGCAGTATGCCCACGAGGCCAGAGTCATTCATCGAGACATCAAGCCGGAGAACTTGCTGGTGGGGGATAGCCAGCAAATCTTGCTGAGTGATTTTGGTATCGCCGTCAGATCCCATCGTTCCGTCTCGCGGACACCACAGAGGATCAGCGGCACCGCGCGCTACATGGCTCCAGAACAGTGTGAGGGGAGAGCGTGCCAGGAGAGCGATCAATATTCGCTGGCGGTGGTGGTCTATGAATGGCTCAGCGGCGAACCGCCCTTTCCAGGGGATGATCCGTTCAGCGTCGCTCTCCAGCATATTCAGGCTCCACCGCCGCCTTTACGGGACAGGGTTCCGACGCTGGCTCCAGAGGTGGAGCGGGCCGTTCTGCGGGCGCTGGAGAAAAATCCGCACGCGCGCTTTCCCAGCGTGCAGGCGTTTGCTGCCGCGCTGGAAGAGGCTATCCTGCCGCCAAGGCTGCCTGCCGCAGTGCCAGCCCTGGCCGAACCTCCCCCACCAGATACCCCGCCTCCCGCCCCTCGACCGCTTACTCAACCGCCAGCTCAACTGCCGCCTCATCCAAGACCCCGGCGCGAAGGGTCCATCCTGGGGAAAGGCTCGCTGCGCTATTTCATGGGAGGCGCGCTGGTGATGCTGATCGGCATCGTTGCGCTGGCTCAGGGCGACCCGCTTGTCGGCGGGTTTGCGCTGCTCATCGGGTGTATCATCTGCATCGGCGCTTTCCTGGTTTCTTGA